A single Elaeis guineensis isolate ETL-2024a chromosome 15, EG11, whole genome shotgun sequence DNA region contains:
- the LOC105033932 gene encoding putative uncharacterized protein YDL057W produces MAASSSLSATLSLFPLCNPSSSIKPRHSLSFSLQRLKPPSSIRSRVSSSIVAAAPEALHSPPETLDGYESSTGFEVEEKSEGSGPSPLAAGDDVKLFYGGGSPVLLRGPFTQLHSSPHEFSSVSQEKLIIRNTFGENLVGILHEAGSTELVILCHGFRSSKESKTILNLADALTVENISVLRFDFAGNGDSEGSFQYGNYWREVEDLRAVILHFLRQKRETRAIVGHSKGGNVVLLYASKYHDISKIINISGRFYMERGIEERLGKEFMHRIKEDGFIDVRDKMGRIIYRVTEKSLMDRLRTDMHNACLSIDQNCGVLTIHGSEDDIVPSEDALEFAKLIANHKLHIIEGADHRYLSHKFQLANVLLEFIRSN; encoded by the exons ATGGCGGCCTCATCCTCGCTCTCTGCGACGCTCTCCCTCTTCCCTCTGTGCAACCcctcctcctcgatcaaaccCAGACACTCCCTCTCCTTCTCGCTCCAACGCTTGAAGCCTCCAAGCTCCATCCGCTCCCGCGTGTCTTCGTCCATAGTCGCCGCTGCCCCGGAGGCCCTACACTCGCCTCCCGAAACCCTAGATGGATATGAGAGCTCCACAGGCTTCGAG GTCGAGGAGAAATCCGAGGGTTCCGGTCCTTCGCCTCTAGCTGCTGGGGACGACGTGAAG TTATTTTATGGTGGTGGTTCACCTGTCCTGCTTAGAGGGCCGTTTACCCAGTTGCATTCATCCCCACATGAATTTTCAAGTGTTTCTCAAGAGAAGTTAATAATAAGGAACACTTTTGGAGAGAATCTTGTGGGAATTTTACATGAAGCTGGTTCCACAGAACTTGTGATCTTGTGCCATGGATTTCGATCATCGAAGGAAAGCAAAACCATATTGAATTTGGCTGATGCACTTACAGTTGAAAATATCAGTGTCTTGCGTTTTGATTTTGCTGGAAATGGGGATAGTGAGGGGTCATTTCAGTATGGTAATTATTGGAGAGAAGTTGAAGATTTGCGAGCGGTGATTCTACATTTTTTGAGGCAGAAGCGTGAAACAAGAGCTATTGTTGGGCATAGTAAAGGGGGAAATGTGGTCCTTCTATATGCTTCTAAATATCATgatatatcaaaaataattaatatttctGGTCGCTTTTATATGGAAAGAGGCATTGAAGAACGCTTAGGGAAGGAATTTATGCATCGGATAAAAGAGGATGGGTTCATTGATGTGAGGGACAAAATGGGGAGAATTATTTACCGTGTGACTGAAAAAAGTCTAATGGATCGCCTGAGAACTGATATGCATAATGCATGCCTGTCAATTGACCAAAACTGCGGGGTCTTGACAATTCATGGTTCAGAGGATGATATTGTACCATCTGAAGATGCTCTAGAATTTGCCAAGTTGATAGCTAACCACAAATTGCATATTATAGAAGGAGCTGATCATAGATATCTGTCACACAAGTTTCAGTTAGCTAATGTTTTGCTGGAATTCATAAGATCTAACTAA